GGAGCGCGCCGGCGCCGGGGCAGGCCTGGCGCCCGGGGAGGTCGCGTTCTGCATGGGGCCGCACCGGAGCTGGCAACGCGCCTCGGTGGAGGACGCGCTGCCGGTGCCGCCCGGCCTGGACCCCCTATGGGCCTCCTTCGCGCGGTTGATGAACGTGGCGATGAGCACGCTCACCACCACGACGGCGCGACCGCCACAGACGGTGCTGGTGACCGGGCTGGGGCCGGTGGGCCACCTGGCCGCCCGCGTCTTCATGCTCTGCGGCTACGAGGTGGTGGCCTGCGACCCGGACCCCGCCCGCCGGGCGGCCGCGGAGCGGGCCGGCCTGCCGCGTGTGCTAGAGAGCGTGCCGCTGCGCGACCCGGCGGTGACCGGCCGCGTGGCGCTCGCGCTCGAGTGCTCCGGCGCCGAGGCCGCCGCGCTGGACTGCTGCCGGGCCGTGCGCAAGCGCGGCGAGGTCGTGCTCGTGGGCGTCCCCTGGCGCCGCGGCTCCGACCTCTCGGCCCACGAGCTCCTGCACGGCATCTTCCACCACTATGCGGTCGTGCGCAGCGGGTGGGAGTGGGAGGTCCCGCGGCAGCCTGCGGAGTTCGTCACGGGCAGTATGCGGGAGAACCTGGGGGCCGCGCTCCGCTGGCTCGCCGACGGCCGCGTCAGCGTCGCCGAGCTCTACGCCCCCGCGCGCCCGGACGAGATCCAGGCGGTCTACCAGGCGCTGCTGGGCAGAACGTGGCCGCGCCCGGCGGCCGTGATCGACTGGCGCTGAGAGCCCCACCGGGCCGGCCACGATGTTCCCGTTCGCCGATCGTGTACGGAGGTTGCGCTCCGTGCAAGGGCCGTACGGAGCGGGGCATCGGCTAGGGCGCGTGGGGGGAGGTCCTCGGGTAACTCGCTCGCCCGGTGGCCCGCCGCAAGCACATTCGGGACCCGCGCCGAGGGCAGCGGGTCAGTCCGAGCCGCACTCGCCCCCGCGTCGGAGGGCCCCTTGCGCGCCTCTCCGAGCGCGCCGGCCCCCTCCCCCCGGTCGCCGGGAGTGGCACGCATAAGCCGGCGTTGCGCTCCCGCGCGGCGGGTGCTATAATGCGCGCATAATGTTAGCCAGGTTAAGGGTCCTGACGCCCACCGCCTTGCTGCCCTTCTTCTGCGCCCTCGGCCTCATCGCCCTGGCGGCGCCGGCCGCCCTCGTGCGGCAGCCCCCGAAGCCGCGACGCATCGACTTCGACCGCGACATTCGGCCCATCCTTTCCGACAACTG
This is a stretch of genomic DNA from Chthonomonadales bacterium. It encodes these proteins:
- a CDS encoding zinc-binding dehydrogenase, with product MAAREQAGLVDAPRDPTPLGPREVEGRTLATLISTGTELNAAYLGSHFPATPGYAAVFEVERAGAGAGLAPGEVAFCMGPHRSWQRASVEDALPVPPGLDPLWASFARLMNVAMSTLTTTTARPPQTVLVTGLGPVGHLAARVFMLCGYEVVACDPDPARRAAAERAGLPRVLESVPLRDPAVTGRVALALECSGAEAAALDCCRAVRKRGEVVLVGVPWRRGSDLSAHELLHGIFHHYAVVRSGWEWEVPRQPAEFVTGSMRENLGAALRWLADGRVSVAELYAPARPDEIQAVYQALLGRTWPRPAAVIDWR